The genomic window GCTACCGACCGCCCTGGGTGCCGCTGCTGTGGTGCGCACCCGCGCTGCTCATGATCACCATCTGGAGCGTCGGGCCCTTCGTCGGGACCATCGCGCTGTCGTTCACCGACACCTCCCCGCTCGGCATGGGTGGAGCCTTCGTCGGCCTCGACAACTACCGCTCGATCCTGCAGGATCCCGCGTTCTGGTCCGCGACCGGCAACAGCGTGCTGTACGCGGTCATCGCCGTCCCGTTGCTGGTCGTCCTCCCGTTGCTGCTCGCGCAGCTCGTCCACACCCGGCTCCCCGGGATGGGGTTCTTCCGCTCCGCCTACGCGGCTCCGATCGTGGCGTCCGTCGTCGCGGTCGGGCTGGTCTGGCAGAACCTCCTCGGTGAACAGGGGCCCGTGAACACGGTGCTCCAACGGGTCGGTCTCATCCAGCAGGCGGTGCCGTTCCTCTCCGAGGGGTCGCTCATCCTGCTCAGCGCCATCGCCCTCACGGTGTGGCGTGGGCTCGGGTGGTATCTGATCTTCTACCTGGCGGCGCTCTCCAACATCCCCCGTGAGCTGTACGAGGCGGCGGAACTCGACGGCGCCGGCCCGACACGACGGTTCCTCACCATCTCGGTGCCGGGCACCCGCCTCACGATGCTCCTCGTCGGGCTCCTCGCCGGCATCGGGTCGCTCCGCGTGTTCAGCGAGGTCTACCTGCTCGGCGGCGCCACCGGTGGCCCGGGAGGCGAAGCGCGGACACTCCCGTTCTTCATCCGCGACGCAGCGCTCGACCCGCTCACCGGCAACGCGGGCTACGGCGCGGCCGTGAGCGTGGCGCTCTTCACGCTCACCGCCGTGTTCGCCGTGCTGGCTCAGCGCTTCGGCGGGGAGCGGGACGCATGATCGCGCACATCGGGCAGCCACCCGCGCGACCACTCCTGCGGCGTCGGCGTCGGCGCTGGTCGAGGACGACACCGGTGCGGTACGCGCTCCTGCTCCTCGTGCTGCTCATCTCCGTCGGCCCGCTGCTGTGGCAGTTCCTGTCGTCGCTCAAGGGCTCAGGCGAAGCACTCTTCGGGCGCGACACCACCCTGTTCCCCCAGTCGCCGACGCTCGACGCCTACGTCACGATCTTCCGGCAGATCCCCATGGACGCCTACCTGACAAACAGCGCGATCGTCTGCGCGCTCACCATCGCCTCCCAGGTGGTGCTGCCGACCGCAGCCGGCTACATGCTCTCCCGACGCGGCTGGCGCGGGCGGCGGGTCACCTTCACCGT from Plantibacter flavus includes these protein-coding regions:
- a CDS encoding carbohydrate ABC transporter permease: MTTAIHLNGAARYRPPWVPLLWCAPALLMITIWSVGPFVGTIALSFTDTSPLGMGGAFVGLDNYRSILQDPAFWSATGNSVLYAVIAVPLLVVLPLLLAQLVHTRLPGMGFFRSAYAAPIVASVVAVGLVWQNLLGEQGPVNTVLQRVGLIQQAVPFLSEGSLILLSAIALTVWRGLGWYLIFYLAALSNIPRELYEAAELDGAGPTRRFLTISVPGTRLTMLLVGLLAGIGSLRVFSEVYLLGGATGGPGGEARTLPFFIRDAALDPLTGNAGYGAAVSVALFTLTAVFAVLAQRFGGERDA